TCTATTATCTCTCTTTGCTCCGACATGTGTTTATATCTGTGTACAAATTTTACAAGGAAATTTAGCCCTGGGGTCTTTGATATATGTACATCAAAGGAAGGTAAATGTTTTAGCTGGTGCTGACATCGAAGGAGCAGCAGCAGGTATAAACCATCTAGAGTTGGGTTTGTCGATTAAAAACACACATGTAATTCTCATATGATACTTTCATCTATTCTCTAATTTACTTGTAGTATGAAATTCGTCACCAATTTTTCTTTAGGAGAAAATGCTTGCTTGAGAATTTAGGAGATGAGGGCTGGAATTATTATGATATTGAGAAAGGATATGTTGCCTTAGTTAAGAGCTTTCAGTTCATGATGTGATCAACCTCTTTGTTGTCACTCTTTTAGACTTACATCGGGCATTGAGATAGAATAAAGGTGTTTTCGTCAGTTTTTTAAGAAAATTTATAATTTGTATTGTTCTTATGCAGAAATCACAGTGTTTTATATCGATTGCAAGTTTTTGTCAAGCTGCTAAATTTTACTTGTATAAATTTTCTCTCAAGATAAGCTTTTGCAATGTACTAATTTTTTTTCTTGCTACTCATTGTGATTTTGAAGAAGGGACTCAATGGACCGAAGGGAAGAAAGAGAAAGGAGCCAGAAGGGAGAAGTTGAGAACACGACATAATCTTTAGATTAACTTATATTTGAAAATCAGTTCAGCTTTTACCCGCAAAAAAATCAGTTTACCTTAATGATTGCGATGGATAAAACAAGTATATTTTGTAATTGAAATAGCACACCTTAGTCGAGTGGACCCACCAACGTTGAATTCGATAGGTCATTTAGTATGAGTAGGAAACACTTTGCTGCAAGATTCTTCACCATTGAGCACAATTCATTACATTCGATGGCCTGCAGACTGTATATATGCTGGCTAATCATGCATGCACCTCTCCAACTAAAGAATTACAAGATGGTGTGCTTGTTCTATGTTCTACAGTATTTGGTGTGTAAGATTCATGGTGTAGTAAAGATGTCTGAAGTTTAGTAGCAGTTCCCAGTAGACCATTTTCTACAACAATATTTCTTTTGTAATCCATATAAGTAATACTCATGTGAAAAAAAGTAGGTGTATGAGCAGTTGTAACTTGCATTTTATAGTTCAACACCTTAGGGTCTCCACAATATTCCATTCAAGTTATTTTCACAGTGATTTTCTTGCAGATCATAAATTTACATATGTTTACATCATTGCTCATGTGTAGATTGTATTTTGTGTTCTTTTGTAGGGGTGCCTGATGCGCTTTTAACAGTGGCATATTTGTGTTGTGGAGACAGGTAGCGGATGGAGGAAGAAGGACTTTTGAGGGAAAAAGCCTACAATGTTTTCCTGAAAAATCGAAGCATGATTTATGCGTGCGGATTCTGAAGGGACACGCTTGCACAATTAGTGTGTAACAACCAAAATATTTTTAcatccgtagcaacgcacgggcaattacctagtTTCGTACTAAAAAAAAGAAGTATCCATCGTATCCTCGACCAAATGCGGATGCGAGCATTAAATATTAATTTGGGTGGCGCATTCTTTGTTCCCATTTTATTTTGCATGCTGGCTTAAGGGTATGTATGTCAgtgttatttttatttctttttagaaACAAACATACACGCACACCATATCCATATGAACATCTTTGAGAAACTGACGCAGATCTTTATATTGCAAAGTCGCCTCGTACACGTCATGCTTGAGGGGCACACAATACTATTGAAAGAGTAGTGATGGAAAGCGTGcaataaattcaagaaaatatgaTCACCTGGCgcaagtctaggacttgaatccGTGTGGGCAGATTTAATTACAAGCAAGTTGGTGTTTTGTGTGAAACGCATCAGAAAGTTAATAAAGTTTGTCATCTTCGTAGTAGGCTAGGTTTAGGAGGTTGGAGGAGCAAAATTTTAAGGAGTTATCCTAAAAGGGAGCCTAACTCTCTCAAATATACTTGACCAACACCACTTCTTAGGATAATTTTTGGCTGCTCCCCGTCCCGCCCGAGGCGTCATCTCTTCTCGCCAGCACCACCAAACCTTGCCGTCACCACCGTCGTTGCCTTCTATGCCAGGCGGAATGAAAACGGAAGCTGACTTTGCGACCCCGCTGGCTCAACATCGTCGGAATCAACCCTTCCACCGCCGCGCGTGCCAAGGAAGAGGTTGGGACAAAAAAACTTACTCCAGACCGCCGCGCCAGCATCAAAGGCCGGCGGCAAGGCCTCAACGGTTGCGGCGATGCCCTAGCGCCCTCCCGCTGTTCCGATCAACGGCAAGCGAGCAAGGTAGCTGGCGGAGGCGATCACCGAGGCagcgcgaagaagaagaaggttgCGCCGACGCCCACaccaccttcttctcattcgatGGATCATAGCCCCACTCCGGCCAACCCTACACCTCCGCAGGCCGGATTGGCCGCCGTGCCCGCAACCAACTGCTCAATGAAATGCCATAGGTAAATAAATTCCTTTTCTTTTTCGGCCAAAACATTGATGGTGGTTTGCGGCTGTGGGGTTTGAGCTTGTTGTTGTTCATTGTAGCGTGGAGGGTATGCTCAAGTTTCATGTCTCAATTGCATTCGTCACATCCAAGGCCTCGACGATCTCAATCATTATAGTGCTAGGTATGCTCAAGGAGAACAATGATCCGGATGTGGAGGAGGTCGAAGATCCCATGGATACTCAAACAATAATTTGAAATGTATGTGATATAAGGATTCGACTAGGTCCAGACACCGTTTAACTCCTCAAATTATGAGTTAAGTATAAGGAGTTAAGATATAAGGATCAGCTAGAGATGCGCTAAGGGTTTTGCAATTATCTACGTGTGGTCAACCAGCACAGTATTTCTTGCTTACATGCAATTTGCAGATGGAAAAGATGAAATTACAAAATATATCAAAGATGCAGGTTTTATTTTAATTTCAAAGGCGAAAAATTATTTCATTTGCAGATTACCTTATAGCAGGGTTACAAAGGTATTCATGCAGAAAAAAAAATAGAATAACAGATTGAAGATTGATGAATTACTCAACTAGGCAAGGCACATCATGCACAGTAAAGTTAAGTAAAACATTTCGTTCCAATGTTTCTTTACATCAGAAATTGTTGCCTTCCAGGCTCTGTCGATAAGTGTACAAATGATAATTATCAATACAACAATAAATGACAAGACATGTACACACAATATAAGCTAAAAAAGCAATTGAATCATCTACAATCCTTTAATAAGAAATAATCCTGGTGATTCAGGCGGCTGTTCATGTGATTTATGCCTGTAACTTCATATGAGAACCAGCGTCCTCAAGGAACTTTTGGAATCTGTCTGTAAACTGTCATGTTTAGATCTAATGTACTCTCCATGGACGTTCTTATTCAATGAATATCTGATCTGTACTTTCTGTGAAAGACTGCAGAGCCAGCCTCCAATTTCACGAATCTTTTCCCTGGCTCTGCGAAGAATCCACCTGACCCCATAGAGTCTCTGCGTAGATCTTCTCCTCTTCTTTCTCTTCAGGACAGCAGTCAGATAGTTCAACCACATGCTCGTCATCTTCATCTGGTATATCCTCGTCAGTCTCTTCCGACAAGTCGCTCTGCGGAATACAAGCTTCGGCCATGGCTTGTCGCATAGCCAGCGGTGTCGCAGGCCTATCACTGTACTTGTATTGTGGTGCAGGGATGACAAATGGAAGGGATATGCCATCAATCCCATGCCTCCTTCCATTGCCCTCCTTTGACATGCCTGGCGGCGGGGCAATGAGAATGATGCCCAGCTCATAGTTGCAAATGTGCAGCCTTGACCCAGAAGGAGCTCCTCTGGTGGCATCAGTAGGATTCGCTTTGGACGTAGGGCGCAACGGTTGTCCCCAGGCAGCTGGGCTGAAATTGTGAGATCCACAGTAAGTCCAGCCAAATGAATGGCCACCTAACCGAGACCGGAATCGCCTCTGAGCAACCTGGTATAGAGTATGATGTCAATATTGTAACTGGGGTTCATTAGTTAGCAACATCCATATTGGGGATGATGATTAAAGTTAGCCTCTAGTTCTGCTAAGCTGACCACTCCATTGACCTGTTGAGGGTGAGAGAATTATTTTCATCATTGTGAATTCCTTTCCCCCATTATCCATTAAATCGAATTGTTATATAATAATTTTTCCTTGAATCATCATCCTCCCTAATATAGATGTCGCCTAAGACCTACATATGCTATCCACCTCAGCATTAACAAGAGAAGGCAATGAATATTTACGCTATGATATTGAGCATACCTTAACATGCATAGGATGCCCTATCCTATCATGTGGATGTGGGATTGCATCATGAAATATGCCGGTAGATCTCAATCTTTGCCACGTTTTCTGTAAAAATGGAGTATATGAGATGGGTAGAAGTAAAACCATATGCTCGCTGTCATGGGCTTTATGCCTTGTAATATGCTCGCTGCCCGGCTTGAACCCTTCCCTAACTTAAGTCTCTAGATATGCCGTGGGCTTTTGGTATGTTTCGTGTAACAGCTGTCCTATCGCTACTCTGCctgttgtgggctttattaatttaaagccggacgcccccagcgtcttcgttctaaaaaaaacccATAAAATATAACTTATGCCTTCTTTCTTCAACCACCAGACTACAATATTCTGGACAGGATATTATAATGGAAGAAAAACTATTCCCACTGCAATGTATCTGCTATACAAGGAACACCTCTAAGTCATTAATATCCTTATCACTTGCTTCTCCAACTACAGAGATGTGTGTCGCCTATTTCATTGTGCACAGCTACATAATTCATTGAACTAAAGCATCCCAGATTAATATGCAACTTCATCCTGAAGGAAGTAGCTAGGCCATAGGAACTTCAAATATGATGTGAATGTGTCATGAGCTCTTTAACCGATAAAATAAGCACATAATCAAAATTTTGGAAAGAGAAATCAACCTCAGGTAGAGAAAGCAAATATCTGGACAACTGAATTCCACAAGCCGCGCTTTTCACCCTCTCAATTGTTGGAAATAACAAACTGATTGATGGCTTCTTTAGCTCATGGCCTGCTGTCCAGCCACCCCACTAGGAAGATCGAGGAACATGGGAAATGAATGTCCATGAATAATGAGTAAAAAGCCAGGAAGTTACTGAGATGGTGTGGTTCATGGGGCAATTAAATATTACCTCTGGATCAGATTCTTCGGAGTCAACATCGTGATTGGATCGTTTACCTGTCGCTGAAGCGAAGTGTGCAATGAACTGTGGATTAATAGAAGTCCCGATGGATGAAGCACCTATAATATAATTCGAAATAAACGTGTTTAGTTAAAATCCCATATTAAGATGATTGGCTTCCAGTAACAAAAGAAAGATGGTTTTACTCACTGTACATAAAATCAGTCTCCAGTGTTTCAGGCCACTTAAAGTGTGACAATACCTGTTGCAGAACAATGCAGATCATAGTTTAAGACAATGGGTTACTAAACATAGCAGGGGGCAAAGGATTAACTTAGACAGTCACTAAGTAACTTAGGAAACTTTAAACACAAGCTGATAAAAGGAGGCATGAAATCCCCGTGAAAAAAATACGAGGCAAGAAGAATAAACGCTGAATTTCCTAGTCAGTCTATTTAAGAACTAACAGAATCATATTGGATAGAGTGCGCACGCGGGACAGTGGGGACTGGGGAGACAATTAAACCAGAAAGACACTATCGCATCTATCCTATACTATTTGTAATTCTCACAGGATTTTCATGGAGTAATTTATCATATATATTGGCAAGTCATATACAAACGATAATTCAACTTACGCCAATGATACTTGAACGAAATAAAATATGTAAGGTGGTATGAAACCGAAGAATAGAAGACTGTTCCCTTTAAATGGTGGCAAAAAATTAATGTGAGCTACGTCAATCACCTGATAGTGCTATGGAGCTACGAATTTCAAGTATCCCAGAGTAAGTATTACCACTAATTTAACAAAAAATATGGAATAGTAAATTATGTTATCAAACTTTAGTTTGGTTTATTACCTCTTCTAACCGCCAAAGCCCAGGGCTTCTTTTCAGGcacgctactagtgagcacaatgAAGGAAGATGCTCATCCTGGATCAGCCCTGAAATTTGAGAAAACTCTGGACCCTGAATTTCATAGAAAGAGTTTAAGATCAGCATGGGTTTCTCAAAACTACTGCAAAGATATCAAAAGGCATCTTGAGATCTTCCTACAATACCTTTGATACATACATAAGCAACTGCACTTTTGTGTTAGTTGCTCCAAATGCAGCTTCCAGGGCTTCTCTAGGgtagataaatccagaaaatttgAAGAAGCCCGTGTCACTAAGGGGAGATACCCATTTCGCAACCTCTCTAGGCAAGAAACCAAGTTGGACAGAATCTGCTTCGGGGCATTGGACATGGGTATTGATTaaaataacagaaagaaaagcaAATATGTTGATTTGCAcatgaatcatgaaacacaaagcACATCAGGATGCAAGTTAACATGCAGTAAAAGTTACACATTTTGAGGTTTGCATGTACCTTCCTCACAAAATTTATCCAGATCAGCAACAAGGACACTCACAGCATTAGCATCTGCAGGTATATTTGTATTTCTTTTCAAGATCACTTCTGTAGTTCCATGCATGTTTTCACGGCATTTTCCAAGAAATACAGACAAGGCTTTCAGTTGTGAACCGGCATCAGATGGTAAGTGAAACCGATGGGATAAACCAACTACAGATGTTTGCACAGAACCAAGGAATATTCTATGTGAAGATTTTGTATGTATAATCTGTTTTTCCTGCATAAATAATCGATAGTGTCTGGTCAGGGAATAGGTCGAAACTATTTTAATGAAGAACTAGAAGTTAGGACAAGTGTTTCTACTTGAGAATGTACGCAAATCATAGATAGCATGTTGTTTAGTTGAATATAGTTTATATGTTTAGTTATTCTTCCTAAGGGCTTCAGTAAACAAGAAAATATACATCACATATTATATCAGTAATAAGAGTAGACTTACTGAAAGGCAATAATTGGACTCCAAATAACAAGGACTTGGCATATACAACCCTGGTACTGAAGCAACAAGGTACCCACCAGCTCCTTCAAAATCATACTTTGCTATCTCATTTATCCAATATGCTTGGCTAGGGACTTCATTGATAAGGGATCCTATGAATGAAACTAACTGAGCAGCAAAATCAGATTTTGGTCCCTCGAATGCACTAAAAAGACCTGAATAATCGGGGGATGTCCTACGGGGAAAGTCTTGCCACCACACTGTGTTTGTTATGAGATGCCACTGCACAAAGTATAGTTTACTTTCAGTAAGAGCATAGTAACAGAAATCACCAGCAAAAAAATAAAGAGTTCAAGACAAGGCATTATGGCATGAACTGTAACACTGACCTGTCTAGGTGCCAAGTTAGCTGAAGAAATAATAACACGCATGCTGTCCTCTCTCTGTAACACTATGAGCTTTGGATGGTGGCATGCAACTCCTTGATTCTTCCTATCCTTTCCAAATGCTATCACTTCTGGAAATCGGGGGTATCTTAAAGGCAAAATACACATCAACAAATCAGTATTAATCCTCCAGGAAAGTTATGCTTATCTTGTTTTGATCTACCATAAAGCTCAGCAAATACTGCAAACTAAGATGCTGTATCTGACTTGCCTACACCCTATGGATTCAAAATATGAAAGCATGAGATATTATAGCTTGCAAGATTTTTTGGGTTGCCACTTACACTAGAAGTAAATTAGGATGGTTTTCGAAAGGGGCTGCAGTTCTATTTTCACTGTTCGCACTCCAGCATCTGTCCTTGTTGTGGCATGCTATTGTTACTGGCAGGTACTGGGGAATCTTACAGTAGTCCAGGAACCTGAGAGATGTACATCAATTAGGACTTCCATGGGGAATTTAATCATGGATCTCAACATGACAAAGGGGAAAATTCAACAGTGGAGAGAGCACACACCAGGAAATGTCAGAGGTGAACGTTGCGATAAACACTCGCAACAAGCTGCCAATAGGGTGGAGAAGCTGTGGAAGGGTCACTCCACTGCGTTGCTCCGCTCGCATTTCAGGTCTTATGCTGGTAAGGCGGTTCAGGAAGAATGTGCTCCCGTCTGAGTAGCGACCCTCCGTGTGATGCTGCTCTACATTCCCATTGCTGCATCCTTTGAGCTCTACATTGCTGCATCGTTTGCTTCTTTGAGGCAACTGAACTGTATCTTCGTTTGTAACATCGGGTTGGTGTTCCAATCTGTTTTGATCAGAATTGCATTCTTGTTGCCGCAAATTATCCTGAGGAACAGAGTTAACTGGATTTTCCTGGCACAATAAACCACCCCCTTCTCTCGCTTTTTTCACTCCAGCATGTGCACAGTGTGAATCCCTCAAGAAAGAAAGAGGGTCCTGGCTCTCCGAGATCGCTCTTAGCCGCTTCCGGAGCGACTCTGCCCTCAGCACAAGAACCTCCTCGCAGGACCCCGGTACCTTGTCACCCCTTTCGCAAGCGACAAATTTCTCCGCCACAAATCCGTACCTGGAGCCGAGGAGGAGCAGCGAGACCTCGTCGCCCACGGCCAGATcgaccgggccgccgccgccgtggaGGGGCAGCCCATTGACGCGCACGGCGTCGGGACTGGAGAAGCAGTGGGTGAGGCGGAGGACGCAGCCAGAAGTGCTGAGCAGAAgatcgcggcggcggcagcgcctgCGGCGACGCGCAGGGGACGCGATGAGGCGGAGGCGGTAGCCCCGGCGGCGGGAAAAGGAGAGAGAATAGAGGCGGTCGGAGCGGAGCAGGAAGAGCGACGCGGCGGGGCCGAGGAGGCGGAGATGGAAGTAGCCCAGGCCGCCAGGAGTAGATGGGTCGCCGTGGTGGTTGCTGGGTGGCGGCTCCACCGCCATGAGGTGGGAGGGACGGAACTGGGAAGGGGAGAAGAGCCGGCGGCGGGAAGGTGAGCCAGGGATTTATATTTTGTACCTGTTCCCGCCATTTGTTTTGCACGAGTATATATACATGAGATTTTTGTTCCGAAATACTCATAAGATGATTATTACAGAATATGCCCTCTCTCCAACACCTAGCGAAGAGAGGGAAACGGACTTAATTGTAATGAAGATTAAGAACTGCATAGTACATATACAGGAACTAAGGGAGTTGTGTGCAAGAATGCCAGGCGACTCCTTGGCTCCTTGCAGGGGAAGGAATCCCTCCTTCCGAGGGAAGATTGCCATGATGCAAACAGGCAAAATGCTGCGAGAGCACACGACCTTTGAAAATTGCCTCAACCTGTCCAGATACACTTTCCACGAATACATAACACCGAGGAAACTAAAACATGAAACTTCTTTTCTACTCCCTcggtcccacaatataagatgtttttttaaGAGTGGATTTTTGGAACATGGGTGCATTGGAGGACTTTATTATAAATAGTTTAAGAATCACATTTAAAatttttaaaaaaagaaaagagtTCTACATGATCATATGGATGGATATTACACATGTGTAAAGTTTGGCGATAAAATAAGTAAGCATTTGAGCTATGTAAAAATGATAAAATGACGATATCTAAGTAATGAATAATACATGCACTATTCATCTTTCCAAAATCACGATTTTGTCATTTGTGTGTAACTCACTTGGTTACTTATTTCATCATCAGAATTTCCTCTTGTGTAACATACATCAATATGTACATGTggaatatttttttggaatttttttaaacTTCAAAATATCATTTTGACACTATTCAAAATATAGGGCTCCAATGCACCCGTCCACCAAAGTGACTTTTTGGaacatcttatattgtgggacggagggagtactatataatcAAGCAGCTGTGTGTAGTTGTCACATTATAATTGTACATTCTGCATTTCATACATAAAGAGATAGGATGATGCCCTATATTATTGGCTAGCCAAATGAATGCAGTGACATGGTGCACTCATAACAATTTATTCTATTTTCGAAGTTTGGCACTTGAATAAAGTAAGGTGGCCGTCAGGTATGTCCCAGAACTCGAACCTAGACGGGCAGGAGAAGCGCGGCATTAGCGCCTCTTCAGGAATACCCGGTTCCACTCACACATATCATTATTCATAATAGATAGGTGTAGGTATGCTGCGGTAATCTGGTGTGGTGTACTTCAGTTACCAGGCTAATATCTTCTCTTCAGCAGAAATATGGCACGCTGATGCGGCTTGTCGCTGCCTACTTGTGCCACACGGCATATCTGTCTCCACATGCCGCCAGCTTCCACTCTGGGTCGCTTGGGCACCAGGGGCCCTCTCCGATCTTCATGCACAACTTATCATCGATTATTGCCGAGTACAGATTTGAGCTTGCCTCCAAAATTTTGACAGCTGAACGACTATGTATGTCTTGGGATTTCCTAATCTCCATCTGGGTACACAAAATAATATTCAAAGTTTAGGGCAAACAGCTGTCATAGATGTATGCTAGAATAGATTGGTATGAGCAGAATACCAGTTTTGCTATTTCATCGTGGAAAGAATCTCCCCAATCAAAGAAATGATCGTAGAACACTGTGGGGATTCCAGGGTGCGTAAGTATATAAGCATATCCCTGAAAGACAATTATTTGTGCATGTGTTTAGTAAATGACTAACAGTTATATCTCCGAAGAGAACAGCTGGCTTGTTCTAAAGCAAATGATGCGGAAGCGTCTGTTGACACACAATTCACTTCTATACTAGTTCCAGCTGCAGCAGCATGGTCAGTGGTCACATCTTGAAACAGACTAACAGTTTATCTAGATCAAGTCAGATACAATATGGGTGAAATCTTTGTCTATTCAAATATAAACATGTGATCCTTATTGATGATATCTGTCTTGAAATTCTTAATGTGACGAACAACTTTTTGATAACTACGATCATTATTTAACTGGCGTCAGGGTTTTATAAAATCATCATCGTTGTATAAATTGACGTCGAACATGCAATTCACTTCTAACGAAAACCAGTGCTATGGATAAGTAGTGCAAACAACTGATGGCATACCTCCATGACATGATCAGATGGAAATGGCCAATGGCCCTGAAATAATAGAACTTCCAATTAGATGTGCTTAATAGCACCCTATGAACAATTCCAAGCAAATATTAACTTGGAAAAGTTAGCCTTGAGCAAAGAAGGGGGGAAAGATGGACCTGAGTTGACCCTGTGTCATGATTTTCAATAAATGTAACTGATCTTGAAGGCCACCACCCCATCACACCAGGCGGCTTTTCTTCAGGGTCGCGCAAACGCCACAACTCTCCTTTCACAGCCTCCTGCTCCAGCAACACCAAACTGGTCAAACTAATCACCAAAGACTCGTTTACTCCTGTAGAACCATGATCATTTCTAACCTGAAGAATACCCTTTGTTGTGAAATCAAACGCAGCGCAAAGTCCTCCAGTGCTATCTATCCAATTGATAATTCTCTGCCTATGTTTATCTGTAAAAAATGAAAGATGTTGCTTGTATATCTTTATTTGGTTTCATCAATATGACAAATGCGTGGAGACAATCTGATGTAGTTACAGAACTGCCTTGCATTCGTAGTAGTAAATTAAACCTTCCATGCCAAGAACGGTTCAGAGAGATGGGCAGACAAATGAGAGGAAACCAAGACAGTGGTAATAATATTCATGGTAGTCAGTCAAGGGATTGGTCTTAAGAGTACTTTGGTTAGAAATTACATCATTGTGGCATAGTAATCAGTACAGATGCCATTACATATCTCTTACCCTGATTGTAGCTCAGACGGTTGTCAGAGGGGGCATATTCACAGCTGTCCCAGTATTCCCCCACTGCAAAAAGAGGCTTTGATTCCTCAATGTATTCTTTCACAAACTTTGAAGCATAACTGCACTAAACAGAAAATGTGGCAAATCAGCACATTCACAATGCAAAATATGGCAACAGTAGTCAATTTGTTTGTTTCATAATAGTATGTTTCTAGCCAATTGACTATTTACCCTTTTGTGAAATCAAAGCGGAAATCTTGAAAACCAATGGTTTCCCGAAGCCAGATCAGCCATTCAATAATATCCTTCCTTACAAATGGCTGGGTATGATCTATGTTGGGAACCCCATCAAAGTTATCACCAGTACTTTTGTTCCCCTGATAAATAAGTTGCACCAAAGTTGAGTAATGCTTAATAACAGTGCTTAGCCATCAAGGTATGGTGATAAGTAAAAGGCTGTACAAAATAGGAATATCTTGCACAAACCAAGTCATACTTATCCATCACTATAAGTCTAAGTAGAACTCCAGGTCGATAGTACCCTAGTCATTGTGTTTATACGGGGGTTTCTTTTTGTTCTTTGTATTCTTTATTCTTAGTCTTTGTAAAATGGCTACCTTCCCACCAGAACAAGATGTAACAGCATGTTCGTCCCATGATATTGGGATACCATCATAACGATTATACATCCCAGTTGATCCTTTAGTAGTTCCAACTCGATGGTTAATAACTACATCAGCCATAGCCCTTATATTGTGGTCATTCATGTTCTGAATCAACGAATTTAGCTGCTGAAGAGAACCATAACAAGAGTCAAGGCTGTACAGGTTCTGTGGCAGATAGCCTGTGGAGAAACACATCAGTCAGACTTTCTGCAACTATTCTTTTGATAAAAAAGAGTAATGGTGAACTCATGACTAGCTTACCTTCTGGAGATAACGATTGTGTCGGTGGAGGCAACCATACTGATGTAAACCCAGATTTAGCAATGTCGGCAACTCTGCCCTCTAAATTACTCCACCAATTGTGTTTATGGGACTCCCAGTTAAAAGCCTGACACACAAAAGATATGTGAGAGAACTCGTACTTGTTCATTAAATGAGCTTTTCTGTATTCATGTAAGGCACTACTCCTGTTGCCATTATCATAAGGGAAATAATCATAGCTTATCTTGAATTGGTGAGTGAAACATGTCAAGCTAAATGCAAATTACGACGATGCACAAATGCATGCTCACCAAGACATGACGCAACCTTAAGACCACAAGACCAACTACTATAAGCAATAGCTTCTTTCCCATTTGTACTTTGCACAAGGAGCAAAATAACtcaaactaaacagaaactaaatgCTAGATTACCCTGATACGTCATTGAGTTTCCACACCGATGCCGATCAGATACATCCGAATAATTATCGGTAAgaatgaaattatttctgttttatAGTAATTGAAAAAAAGTTATGTGGTGCAGCTTACAGAACACTCTTATTGGCTGTGGTTTCACAGCAAGTGAGCACATATCCTGATATCTATCGATTGGAATGAACAGTCTCTAAGTCCAGTCGCATTTCTAAGAT
This region of Triticum aestivum cultivar Chinese Spring chromosome 2D, IWGSC CS RefSeq v2.1, whole genome shotgun sequence genomic DNA includes:
- the LOC123053198 gene encoding probable alpha-amylase 2 isoform X2 is translated as MGQVSDAVVQEQAAGNGGIIKNGREILLQAFNWESHKHNWWSNLEGRVADIAKSGFTSVWLPPPTQSLSPEGYLPQNLYSLDSCYGSLQQLNSLIQNMNDHNIRAMADVVINHRVGTTKGSTGMYNRYDGIPISWDEHAVTSCSGGKGNKSTGDNFDGVPNIDHTQPFVRKDIIEWLIWLRETIGFQDFRFDFTKGYASKFVKEYIEESKPLFAVGEYWDSCEYAPSDNRLSYNQDKHRQRIINWIDSTGGLCAAFDFTTKGILQVRNDHGSTGVNESLVISLTSLVLLEQEAVKGELWRLRDPEEKPPGVMGWWPSRSVTFIENHDTGSTQGHWPFPSDHVMEGYAYILTHPGIPTVFYDHFFDWGDSFHDEIAKLMEIRKSQDIHSRSAVKILEASSNLYSAIIDDKLCMKIGEGPWCPSDPEWKLAACGDRYAVWHK
- the LOC123053198 gene encoding probable alpha-amylase 2 isoform X3, which translates into the protein MGQVVSDAVVQEQAAGNGGIIKNGREILLQAFNWESHKHNWWSNLEGRVADIAKSGFTSVWLPPPTQSLSPEGYLPQNLYSLDSCYGSLQQLNSLIQNMNDHNIRAMADVVINHRVGTTKGSTGMYNRYDGIPISWDEHAVTSCSGGKGNKSTGDNFDGVPNIDHTQPFVRKDIIEWLIWLRETIGFQDFRFDFTKGYASKFVKEYIEESKPLFAVGEYWDSCEYAPSDNRLSYNQDKHRQRIINWIDSTGGLCAAFDFTTKGILQEAVKGELWRLRDPEEKPPGVMGWWPSRSVTFIENHDTGSTQGHWPFPSDHVMEGYAYILTHPGIPTVFYDHFFDWGDSFHDEIAKLMEIRKSQDIHSRSAVKILEASSNLYSAIIDDKLCMKIGEGPWCPSDPEWKLAACGDRYAVWHK
- the LOC123053198 gene encoding probable alpha-amylase 2 isoform X1 encodes the protein MGQVVSDAVVQEQAAGNGGIIKNGREILLQAFNWESHKHNWWSNLEGRVADIAKSGFTSVWLPPPTQSLSPEGYLPQNLYSLDSCYGSLQQLNSLIQNMNDHNIRAMADVVINHRVGTTKGSTGMYNRYDGIPISWDEHAVTSCSGGKGNKSTGDNFDGVPNIDHTQPFVRKDIIEWLIWLRETIGFQDFRFDFTKGYASKFVKEYIEESKPLFAVGEYWDSCEYAPSDNRLSYNQDKHRQRIINWIDSTGGLCAAFDFTTKGILQVRNDHGSTGVNESLVISLTSLVLLEQEAVKGELWRLRDPEEKPPGVMGWWPSRSVTFIENHDTGSTQGHWPFPSDHVMEGYAYILTHPGIPTVFYDHFFDWGDSFHDEIAKLMEIRKSQDIHSRSAVKILEASSNLYSAIIDDKLCMKIGEGPWCPSDPEWKLAACGDRYAVWHK
- the LOC123053196 gene encoding uncharacterized protein — its product is MAVEPPPSNHHGDPSTPGGLGYFHLRLLGPAASLFLLRSDRLYSLSFSRRRGYRLRLIASPARRRRRCRRRDLLLSTSGCVLRLTHCFSSPDAVRVNGLPLHGGGGPVDLAVGDEVSLLLLGSRYGFVAEKFVACERGDKVPGSCEEVLVLRAESLRKRLRAISESQDPLSFLRDSHCAHAGVKKAREGGGLLCQENPVNSVPQDNLRQQECNSDQNRLEHQPDVTNEDTVQLPQRSKRCSNVELKGCSNGNVEQHHTEGRYSDGSTFFLNRLTSIRPEMRAEQRSGVTLPQLLHPIGSLLRVFIATFTSDISWFLDYCKIPQYLPVTIACHNKDRCWSANSENRTAAPFENHPNLLLVYPRFPEVIAFGKDRKNQGVACHHPKLIVLQREDSMRVIISSANLAPRQWHLITNTVWWQDFPRRTSPDYSGLFSAFEGPKSDFAAQLVSFIGSLINEVPSQAYWINEIAKYDFEGAGGYLVASVPGLYMPSPCYLESNYCLSEKQIIHTKSSHRIFLGSVQTSVVGLSHRFHLPSDAGSQLKALSVFLGKCRENMHGTTEVILKRNTNIPADANAVSVLVADLDKFCEEDSVQLGFLPREVAKWVSPLSDTGFFKFSGFIYPREALEAAFGATNTKVQLLMYVSKGPEFSQISGLIQDEHLPSLCSLVACLKRSPGLWRLEEVLSHFKWPETLETDFMYSASSIGTSINPQFIAHFASATGKRSNHDVDSEESDPEWGGWTAGHELKKPSISLLFPTIERVKSAACGIQLSRYLLSLPEKTWQRLRSTGIFHDAIPHPHDRIGHPMHVKVAQRRFRSRLGGHSFGWTYCGSHNFSPAAWGQPLRPTSKANPTDATRGAPSGSRLHICNYELGIILIAPPPGMSKEGNGRRHGIDGISLPFVIPAPQYKYSDRPATPLAMRQAMAEACIPQSDLSEETDEDIPDEDDEHVVELSDCCPEEKEEEKIYAETLWGQVDSSQSQGKDS